One genomic region from Thunnus maccoyii chromosome 16, fThuMac1.1, whole genome shotgun sequence encodes:
- the tdrd9 gene encoding ATP-dependent RNA helicase TDRD9: MSIFQKTCNMKKVFTAEQISDWFTSGTTFANIKLTEEGIERKFDELSFKETRPSEVPDEGSLKNVNSDGGHFRKKVPTGSTTPPPLASYEYPSLPITKNRQELISLIENNSVVIIRGATGSGKTTQLPQYILDHYNEKNASCNIVVTQPRKIGATSIARWVATQRKCTLGSLVGYQVGLEKMATEHTRLIYMTTGVLLQKLVSAKCLTEYSHIFLDEVHERTEEMDFLLLVLRKLLHSNSRYVKIILMSATINCRQFAEYFGTPVRGKMNPAYVFEVEGAPYAIEEFYLDDLHNLFPCRVELPNSDDPHISVEIYNLAISLIQSFDEMEGKDSSKAEKEGGRTLAERGSVLVFLPGLHEISYMQEALAKLVHKRLQVYPLHSTVTLEEQNGVFLFPVPGYRKVILSTNIAESSVTVPDVKYVIDFCLARHLVCDQDTNYQSLRLTWASKTNCNQRRGRAGRVSKGYCYRLVTKEFWRNEIPDYMIPEMLLAPLATIMLKVKLLDMGDPRSLLSTALSPPNLSDIVRTVLQLKEMGALSSKSDGRGQNEDGELTFLGRVLAHLPVDLYLGKMIVLGYIFGCLDECLIIAASHSLKSFFAIPSMQQLAGQRSKLAFARGTPSDSIAFVNVFKAWHSSKKKGHLRHPKDELDWGKENFIQIKRIREVAELYEDLKRRVHQFNMHVPDNAQPSDYTSIHKQKFILQVVIAGAYYPNYFVQGEMDEDLASRELSGFNPRTTVMVRNLPPYSFLYYKQLQSLFRLCGQVKTISFESSRAYVEFYRTSQDSGVLPEVSLALLLAQQNPPMELSVYPLEQIENCAGNRNITHLKYSRVNVDFQSQTVCPVGVVSSTIDPDKLPLSRLFVVNITEVVEVGHFWGFQADEASLEKQRHLTAEINIRTLHPVTVSLYPNLLCLAPYSEINEQSMYYRAKILHMRGNTVEVFFLDFGNTAVVACSSLRELPSDLLSHPFQAQEFQVIGMRPSAQSIILGNQWSSRARDRFITLVKGRSLIVSLYSILHGVMRVQLLINTETTNTSVADILVAEGHAVNVEENFDSKQNHEALISLYKDMEAGTYVPNAASSSWKERKKEEKQLMDNLLAHFSKSRQSYSKTKVHLHGPHSPHKINFHSFSHKTYKTVCIERSSINSLALNENPHYKHQRMLVAGTVSVNSTGTHILLRDTSLMPDIPGLPALITMLFTPIMELRTNEERTCYTGALCGLGWNSQTQEGILPEHDIELAFDVKFDVEDITEINALRVAINRLVCEGPSGTLHLGPDRISHLQEDCRERLMRLFIKSPPREDVTPVYYQKQDKWNQVDPSLRMDIVEPGAGKTRGVLFQLHPVTLLNS, from the exons ATGTCGATATTTCAGAAAACCTGCAACATGAAGAAAGTGTTCACTGCAGAACAAATTTCAGACTGGTTCACCTCGGGGACCACGTTTGCCAATATTAAACTCACAGAAGAAGGGATTGAAAGAAAGTTCGATGAGCTGTCATTTAAAGAGACCCG CCCATCAGAGGTTCCTGATGAAGGCAGCCTGAAAAATGTAAACTCTGATGGAGGGCATTTCCGAAAAAAAGTACCTACTGGGA GTACCACTCCTCCTCCACTTGCGAGTTATGAGTACCCCAGCTTGCCCATAACCAAAAACAGACAGGAG CTGATTTCTCTCATAGAAAACAACTCTGTAGTAATCATTCGAGGAGCCACAGGCAGTGGCAAGACCACCCAGCTGCCACAGTACATTCTGGACCACTACAATGAGAAAAATGCCTCGTGCAACATTGTGGTCACCCAACCACGCAAAATTGGGGCCACCAGTATTGCCCGATGGGTTGCCACACAGAGGAAGTGTACCCTGGGTAGTCTGGTGGGATATCAG GTTGGTCTGGAGAAGATGGCTACTGAACACACTCGACTAATCTACATGACTACAGGAGTGCTGCTTCAAAAACTGGTTTCAGCCAAGTGCCTCACGGAGTACTCCCATATTTTTCTAGATGAG GTTCATGAGCGCACTGAGGAGATGGACTTTCTCCTGCTGGTTTTGAGGAAACTTCTTCATTCAAACTCTCGTTATGTCAAG ATCATCCTCATGTCAGCCACCATTAACTGCAGACAGTTTGCTGAGTACTTCGGCACTCCAGTCCGTGGAAAGATGAACCCGGCATATGTGTTTGAAGTGGAGGGGGCACCTTATGCCATTGAGGAGTTTTATCTGGATGATCTCCACAACCTGTTCCCATGCAGG GTTGAGTTGCCTAATTCAGATGACCCTCATATCTCTGTTGAGATTTACAATCTTGCCATCAGTCTCATTCAGAGCTTTGATGAGATGGAAGGAAAAGATTCCAG caAAGCAGAGAAAGAAGGTGGCAGGACGTtggcagagagaggaagtgtgCTGGTTTTTCTCCCTGGTTTACATGAGATAAGCTACATGCAGGAGGCCTTGGCCAAGCTGGTCCACAAAAG ATTGCAGGTTtatcctctccactccaccgTGACTCTGGAGGAGCAGaatggtgtgtttctgttcccTGTCCCTGGATACAGGAAG GTCATCCTTTCCACCAACATCGCAGAGAGTTCGGTGACTGTTCCAGACGTCAAATATG TGATCGACTTCTGCCTGGCGCGCCACTTGGTCTGTGACCAAGATACCAATTATCAGTCTCTGCGTCTCACCTGGGCATCCAAGACCAACTGCAACCAGCGCAGAG GAAGGGCAGGTCGAGTGTCGAAGGGCTACTGTTATCGTCTTGTTACCAAAGAGTTCTGGAGGAATGAAATCCCAGACTACATGATCCCTGAGATGCTG CTCGCCCCCCTGGCCACCATCATGCTAAAGGTGAAGCTTCTGGACATGGGAGATCCCCGTTCGCTCCTCTCCACAGCTCTCTCACCCCCCAACCTCAGTGACATAGTGCGGACTGTGCTCCAGCTCAAAGAG ATGGGTGCCCTATCTTCGAAAAGTGATGGTAGGGGCCAGAATGAGGATGGTGAGCTGACGTTCCTGGGCCGAGTGCTGGCCCACTTGCCTGTGGACCTGTACCTAGGGAAGATGATTGTCCTGGGCTACATCTTTGGCTGTCTGGATGAGTGTCTTATCATAG CTGCCTCGCACTCTCTGAAGAGTTTCTTTGCCATACCATCCATGCAGCAGCTTGCCGGCCAAAG GAGCAAGTTGGCCTTTGCTCGTGGCACTCCAAGTGATTCCATAGCGTTTGTCAACGTCTTCAAG GCATGGCACTCCTCCAAAAAGAAAGGACACCTCAGACATCCGAag GACGAGCTGGACTGGGGAAAAGAGAACTTCATTCAGATCAAGAGGATCAGAGAG GTTGCAGAGCTGTATGAGGACCTGAAGAGACGTGTGCACCAGTTCAACATGCATGTGCCGGATAACGCTCAACCCTCGGATTATACcagcatacacaaacagaagttCATTCTACAA GTGGTTATCGCTGGTGCCTACTACCCCAACTACTTTGTTCAGGGGGAAATGGATGAAGACCTGGCCTCCAGAGAGCTGAGTGGCTTCAACCCCAGAACAACAGTGATG GTGAGGAACCTCCCTCCATACAGTTTTCTGTACTACAAGCAGCTGCAGTCTCTCTTCCGCCTGTGTGGACAAGTCAAAACCATTTCCTTTGAAAGCTCCAG AGCATATGTGGAGTTCTACAGGACATCCCAGGACTCGGGGGTGCTGCCTGAGGTGTCGCTTGCCCTCCTCCTGGCCCAGCAGAATCCTCCCATGGAGCTGTCTGTTTACCCCCTTGAACAAATAGAAAACTGTGCTGGGAATAGAAACATAACTCACCTGAAATACTCACG GGTGAACGTAGACTTCCAGAGCCAGACCGTCTGCCCAGTGGGAGTGGTGAGCAGCACCATTGACCCAGACAAGCTTCCTCTCAGCCGCTTGTTCGTTGTCAACATCACAGAG GTGGTGGAGGTGGGTCATTTCTGGGGCTTCCAGGCAGATGAAgccagtttggagaagcagcGCCATCTGACAGCAGAGATTAACATACGTACGCTGCATCCTGTAACTGTGTCACTCTACCCCAACCTGTTGTGTCTGGCTCCTTACTCTGAGATCAATGAGCAGAGTATGTACTACCGCGCCAAGATCCTGCACATGCGTGGCAATACAGTCGAG GTGTTCTTCTTGGACTTTGGCAACACAGCAGTTGTTGCCTGCAGCAGCCTCAGGGAGCTTCCTTCTGACCTCCTGTCTCACCCCTTCCAG GCTCAGGAGTTCCAAGTTATTGGAATGCGTCCGTCAGCCCAGTCCATCATCCTGGGGAACCAGTGGAGCAGCCGCGCCCGCGACCGATTCATCACGCTGGTGAAAGGCCGCTCACTTATCGTGTCGCTGTACTCCATCCTCCACGGTGTGATGCGTGTGCAGCTGCTCATCAACACAGAGACGACAAACACCAGCGTGGCAGACATCTTGGTGGCGGAGGGACATGCAGTGAATGTCGAAGAGAACTTTGACTCCAAG CAAAACCATGAGGCGCTGATATCCCTGTACAAAGACATGGAAGCAGGCACATATGTCCCCAATGCTGCCAGCAGCTCCTGGAAGGAGCGCaagaaagaggagaagcagCTCATGGACAACCTGCTTGCCCACTTCTCCAAGAGCCGCCAGTCTTATTCCAAGACAAAG GTTCACCTGCATGGGCCACATAGTCCTCATAAAATCAACTTCCACAGCTTTAGCCACAAGACCTACAA GACAGTGTGTATAGAGAGGAGCAGCATCAACTCCTTGGCTCTGAATGAAAACCCTCACTATAAACATCAGAGAATGCTGGTGGCTGGGACTGTGTCCGTCAACTCTACAG GTACACATATTCTCCTGAGAGATACGTCCCTCATGCCTGACATCCCTGGACTGCCTGCACTCATTACCATGCTCTTCACCCCCATCATGGAGTTACG CACTAATGAAGAGAGGACCTGCTACACTGGAGCCCTCTGTGGTTTGGGTTGGAACAGTCAAACACAAGAGGGCATCCTACCTGAGCACGACATCGAACTAGCCTTTGATGTCAAGTTTGATGTTGAAGACATCACTGAG ATTAATGCCTTGCGAGTGGCTATAAACCGTCTGGTGTGTGAAGGGCCCAGTGGCACTCTGCATCTGGGGCCCGACAGGATCAGCCACCTGCAGGAGGACTGCCGGGAGCGCCTCATGAG ACTGTTCATCAAGTCACCACCACGGGAAGATGTCACTCCAGTGTACTACCAGAAACAAGACAAATGGAACCAG GTTGATCCTTCTCTGAGGATGGATATTGTGGAGCCTGGAGCTGGAAAGACCAGAGGAGTTCTCTTCCAGCTGCATCCTGTCACTCTGCTCAACAGCTAA
- the rtn1a gene encoding reticulon-1a isoform X2 — MGAAAIDLLYWRNVKQSGAVFSSVLLLLFSLTQFSVVSVGAYLALAALSATISFRIYKSVLQAVQKTDEGHPFKAYLEMEIALSQDQISKYADKILLYTNTCMKELRRLFLVQDLVDSLKFAVLMWLLTYVGALFNGLTLLILAVVSMFTMPVVYEKHQAQIDQYVGLIRTQVNSVVGKIQAKIPGAKRKEE; from the exons ATGGGAGCCGCAG CTATTGACCTGCTCTACTGGAGGAATGTGAAGCAGTCGGGAGCCGTGTTCAGCAGCGTGcttctgctcctcttctccctGACCCAGTTCAGCGTGGTCAGCGTCGGAGCCTACTTAGCCCTGGCAGCCCTCTCTGCCACCATCAGCTTCAGGATCTACAAGTCTGTGCTTCAGGCTGTGCAGAAGACCGATGAGGGACATCCATTCAA AGCCTACCTGGAGATGGAAATCGCTCTATCCCAGGACCAGATTAGCAAATATGCCGACAAAATCCTGCTGTACACCAACACCTGCATGAAGGAGCTTCGCAGGCTGTTCCTCGTACAAGATCTGGTCGATTCCTTGAAG tttgctGTTCTGATGTGGCTGCTGACCTATGTGGGCGCTCTTTTCAACGGCCTGACACTGCTCATCCTAG CTGTGGTCTCCATGTTCACCATGCCTGTGGTCTATGAGAAACATCAG gCACAGATCGATCAATATGTGGGACTAATACGGACCCAGGTCAACTCTGTGGTGGGAAA gATCCAAGCGAAGATCCCCGGGGCCAAGAGAAAGGAGGAGtag
- the rtn1a gene encoding reticulon-1a isoform X3 codes for MCAIDLLYWRNVKQSGAVFSSVLLLLFSLTQFSVVSVGAYLALAALSATISFRIYKSVLQAVQKTDEGHPFKAYLEMEIALSQDQISKYADKILLYTNTCMKELRRLFLVQDLVDSLKFAVLMWLLTYVGALFNGLTLLILAVVSMFTMPVVYEKHQAQIDQYVGLIRTQVNSVVGKIQAKIPGAKRKEE; via the exons ATGTGTG CTATTGACCTGCTCTACTGGAGGAATGTGAAGCAGTCGGGAGCCGTGTTCAGCAGCGTGcttctgctcctcttctccctGACCCAGTTCAGCGTGGTCAGCGTCGGAGCCTACTTAGCCCTGGCAGCCCTCTCTGCCACCATCAGCTTCAGGATCTACAAGTCTGTGCTTCAGGCTGTGCAGAAGACCGATGAGGGACATCCATTCAA AGCCTACCTGGAGATGGAAATCGCTCTATCCCAGGACCAGATTAGCAAATATGCCGACAAAATCCTGCTGTACACCAACACCTGCATGAAGGAGCTTCGCAGGCTGTTCCTCGTACAAGATCTGGTCGATTCCTTGAAG tttgctGTTCTGATGTGGCTGCTGACCTATGTGGGCGCTCTTTTCAACGGCCTGACACTGCTCATCCTAG CTGTGGTCTCCATGTTCACCATGCCTGTGGTCTATGAGAAACATCAG gCACAGATCGATCAATATGTGGGACTAATACGGACCCAGGTCAACTCTGTGGTGGGAAA gATCCAAGCGAAGATCCCCGGGGCCAAGAGAAAGGAGGAGtag
- the rd3l gene encoding protein RD3-like, whose protein sequence is MPLFNWMKWSHETSVQDQDEAPSLKTPGVLPSRMLIKELLWHVEEREHLARELERENRLAYSALGLHWFQRYPRLRTLIPTSELHQLEFLCAQIPPIHVANVLSRFREVLATNNIMPWELASVFKRVLRDFLSQKEYDEEDSLSVQPGPLRPMESWTSRYKMKQRFVTPTVPNCTDHPREEIPTISGYVDRAMRHSSSVTVNRDWNLPYYYPVPLRPTGAYNTTL, encoded by the exons ATGCCATTGTTCAACTGGATGAAATGGTCGCATGAAACAAGCGTGCAGGATCAGGATGAAGCACCATCTCTGAAAACCCCAGGCGTCTTACCCAGCCGCATGTTGATCAAAGAGCTCCTGTGGCATGTGGAGGAACGCGAGCACCTGGCGAGGGAGCTGGAAAGGGAGAACAGGCTGGCCTACAGCGCCTTGGGTCTCCACTGGTTTCAGAGGTACCCCAGATTGCGGACCCTCATCCCCACATCAGAGCTACACCAGCTGGAGTTCCTGTGTGCCCAGATCCCACCTATCCACGTAGCCAACGTGCTCTCCAG ATTTCGTGAGGTGCTCGCCACTAACAACATAATGCCCTGGGAATTGGCATCTGTCTTCAAGCGGGTGCTCAGGGACTTTTTGAGCCAAAAGGAATATGACGAAGAGGACAGTCTTTCAGTGCAGCCAGGGCCGCTCCGACCAATGGAGTCTTGGACCAGCCGTTACAAAATGAAGCAGCGCTTTGTCACACCTACGGTCCCCAACTGTACAGACCACCCAAGGGAGGAGATCCCAACAATCTCCGGATATGTGGACCGGGCCATGAGGCACTCCAGCTCAGTCACCGTAAACAGGGACTGGAACCTTCCATATTACTATCCAGTTCCTCTCAGGCCCACAGGGGCATATAACACTACACTGTGA